The Euphorbia lathyris chromosome 4, ddEupLath1.1, whole genome shotgun sequence genomic interval CTAAATTTTTTTGGATCTTCTACAATTTTGGGCCTTAGGCCGGTGCACTCTCAACCCTAAGATCTATACTTATTACAATCTTAAGTTGAGATTAAATTATCCAaatttttagatttaataaacatTGATCTAATAGTGATTTACTAAATTCATTTATTTACCGAAACACTGACCGAGTACAAACTAATTCCCTTAATCaccaatttaataattttttacttCCCTTCACACAAACGAATTCCTCTAAATGGCTTCCCAACCATGGTAtgaaattatattatatgtgACAATAACTTAATTGCCACATAAATTATTATTacaataatcataaaaattaattttgtgacaattttttattaaattagataaatgattttctaacaataatattatacttataacaaaaatttattatggCTGCAAAAGGAAAAATATAGTTGTTACAAATAGATAAATTTAGTCGTTGAGAATTTGATTGGTTCTTTATAAATGTATTAGTAATATAGTAAATaatttagacataattgatgtttggaatgTCCGATATAATAGTTACATAATGATTTAACTATAGTTCATTCAAATATTTCGTTGTGGAGAGAAAAAATATCTTGTTTTGAAGTTATAGATAAATTTATATCACTTCATATATTAAAGCTAAATTTACACTGAATATaaggagttcttatattaagcaccgggTCTTCCATATTACTTGGAGGACCCTCAGTTCACATTTTGATACATATATTGTGaccccacgtaataattaaaatagtgggacctcttataatatgtgtgtgtccatgttacacgtgtcaaaatatgtatggaaggtccTCCATTTGATATGGAGAACcggatgcttctaataatttaccGAATATAATAGGATATATTTAAACTTTATTCCTATAAAAATATATTCAGGGAGGACATTAATATTGAGAGAAATAATAGTTTTCTGCGTTGATATAATAAAAAGATACCATCAAATTTGTTATTTGGAAGAAagcttaaaaataaaatatatttgacaattttctaattatttatgTCTAATCCGCCTAagtatttttttatagttttataatagtttcaagggtaaattacatccatgaccactgaactttatccattttcacattatggccactgaacttcatttcttcccagtatggccactgaattttgcactttttaacaccggtggccactcagttttaactaacttctcaaaatgaccgttaacaatCATTAATGAcgtcaaaatgaaaatattcaagaattaaagttgttcagaatgacatttaccatgaaaccacattttttattttcgaaaatcacatttttttgagctttctctctctaaaaatttactttctctctcctaaccaaacaacacataaatgacctcaaaacgaaaaatttcaagttccttagaatatcattaacactttggattttttatttttagctgtcaacggttattttgaggcgtacaccggtattaaaaagtgtaaagtttagtggccatatcgggaagaaatgaagtttagtgaccataatgtaaaaatagataaaattcagtagctataggtgtaatttacccatagtTTCAATTTATTAAATCTTTTGTAGTAGAAACATAGAGTAATTGATGAGAAAAgttttagagatttttttttttaatgagttGATACCTTAAAAAGAAATtgctatataaaaaataattaattatatggaTTATAATAATATCAAGTTAGTATCTCTATAGACTTTTCCTTTGTTTTGCTAATGAGTGAAACAAAATTCTAATTGTAATTTTCACAAGGCTGCTATTTGCAAATTGGCTAAActacattatttatttatttttatactttttcttattattatatgtttaaataaataatgtgAAAATACATCATTATCTCTTGAACTTTTAAGATTTTAAAGACCGACCTCTTGATATTTAATTCTCACGCATATTAAACTCTTCATTAAGAGTTTAGCTAACAAAGCGGTTAGTGATGAGCATAATGTGGTTGAAAATTAGGGAACCGTttattttacctactgtttactGTTGTTGTTCACTATTTGCTGTTATGCTTTGCTTTTggaaaaaaactacttttctaaaaagtagaGATTCTCTGTTctttgtaaaaggcaaacaggagatcactaactAAACACATAAAACTtcccttttgaagtgaaaaagCAAATAGGAGCATAAAGAGGAGGAAACGCCCCTTAAAGTCCAAAAGGTTAATTCCTATAACTATTAAATTCGATATacttagggcccgtttgttttacctacggTTTGCTGTTAGAAAAAAACTGTCTTTCCAAAAAGTATGGATTATTTGCTTTTGTAGAAGGATGATTTTCATgtgtaaaagacaaacaggaggtcactaaccgagcacctaaaactctcccttttaaaatgaaaaggcaaaaaaacatgaaacatagctaccaaacacccccttaatcttaaaaaataatatcacaATTCAATTCTTAAAACTTTGACCTATAATTATGGTttagcaataaaaaaaaataaatacacaTAAACTTTGATTACTTTGTGTATTTTTACTATAAACtaagggtattgctatatacaaCATCCAAAATTGCTATCACCGCTCccattggacaattttgcccttgccataaaaattttgtcaaaattgagaaaaaaaaatttgagagaaaatttaaaatttagcctaaacggatgcggcatccgttcccgccatgggttgGGCGGTATGCCGCATCCATTCCCGTCATGGGTCGGACGgtatgcggcatccgttcccgccatggtgggaacggatgcggcatccgttccgccatgggtcgggtggtacgccgcatccgttcccgccatgggtcgggtggtatgatgcatccgtttaggccaaattttgaaatatacaaaatcgtaaaatttttagtgacgaaaaatactaaatgtttgtgacgaaaaattaaaaattctcctaatttttgtgacgaaaaatgcaaaatcgtcatgaaaaatatgtattattttcatgagttctttgataaaaaatataaatcttaatgtttccgactcgtaatcatccattttcaaggttcggattgtcacatatcaattatgttcataattttaattattgttgttcggctttatgattttggagagaaaacCCAAAGAaggtagagaggatttgagaaaaTTCCATTTTCTTGTTTCAAAAAGTGAGGAGGGCAAATATGTCACAAATGGGCGGTGGACCGGAATTTgggtgcggtatatagcagctcACTAAACTAATGGTAATCTAATGGTGATAGATAGAGACGGATAAGGGGGCTCGACGGAACCACCATAATCAGAGATAGTTTCAGCCCTCATTTCTCTATaaaatttgaggttgtggtgGTTCCAGTTCATTTATCTTCAAGAAATTTTGATGGATGTACTAAATTAGCATCTTGAAATTTGATTTCGGTCCTGTTAGATCATTTCTAtgtccaaaattctaattttcttTTGTCTGGCACTTCTTAAATTCAAAATTCTATTTTGTTTTTGGCTTGTTAGGTAATTCttaaatccaaatattttaaATCCGATTTTCTCTATTAGACACGACTTTTTTTAAATGCTAAGAATTTTAAACATATTGTAGCtttattttgagaagttttacattggtatttaaaaattggttattgacaccactcagattataacacgcatatgtacggaaaaaaaattgaacaagttcgacttagtaaaaaaaaaaaaattacacatacATGTAAATCGGCCCTTCAACCgatcctgtattcgccactggtgataaacacaaactaaaaacaaaataacactCAAACAAAGTAATCCATGAAAGcacctaaaattaaaattggataTCTTTTTAATATGATTTCTATATTTtactataattaaatatttattttgtgaaattaattgtctttttattttgaaaatagacaaaataaaaaaaaagttattagtAAATCCACGGTAATAAAAtcttttaactaaaattaattatatttgtttttctttcataCGAGGAAAAAGTAAAAAACCAATGTATTTGCTTTACTCAATTTGCAAAAAAGGCaggtgatttaaaagtttgtaaatagaGGTACGtggtatattttaatttataaaacaatGTATTTCACATTTCACTGTTAAGTTCTAATTACAACCaatgacatttttatcttaaaaaaattattcttacatatcgaTAAAACACAGTTCCTCCTTGAAAATGCAGCTTCGTAAATCGAAAGCATAAATCATATATGctgaaatttttatatttttactaaTTTTACAGTTTTGaaactaaatttatatttaagttcattttataGACTACCGTTTAATTTTTGAGTATATCTgttgtcaatatataaatgtaatttaaaaaataaaataaaaatataattggttgtaattagaacttaaaagcgtaatatgaaatatctttgttttgtaaattaaACCATAGTATctttatttgcaaacttttaaaccacaaactTCTGTTTGCAAATTGGACAAACCACGTgcattatttttgtactttgccCTTTATATTATTACTGTCCAAAAAAGAGTTCTTATTATATTAAGCACCGagtcttccatgtcactcggaggaccCCAATTCACATTTGATTAAAATAGTGAGACCTCTTATAATATACGTGGATCCATGTTACACCTATTAAAGTATGTATGGAAAATCttccatttgacatggagaaccccGGGTGTTTCTAATAATTTGTCCCAAAAAACACATTTGTTCTGATTATTAGCAAATATACACCAACTGGGTGTTTGTTagataaaaaaacacgagataagttatccagtgtttgtttgggagatagaagcgTGAGACGGATGAAGGATAaacttcttatccctcaaatcctatacccaggaggTGGGTGGTATAAaaaggtgggataagctcctgcgattttaataggatggaaaagtctatcttatccctcaaattaatgttatgtagtttaaatggggttaaaatagtaaaatgtattattttatccctatcatTATCACACGTATCAAACATtggactatcatatttttatccatatcccaaccatttatccttatacttatcccaacctttatcctaTCTCTATctcaatagaataccaaacgccccgcAAGAACAATAAATAACTACcattaatggttaaaaaaagcTTTCAAAAACGAAAtattaaattaagaaaaacCACAAAATAAAGGTTCTTAGCCACAAAGTGAACAACCAGCAGAAAAATCCAAACTTTGCCCTATGAAAATATCCTAAGGATTGCATACGCATTGAGATGGCCACTTCTCCAATGCCTGAAACATTTTGCTCAACCAAAACCCATCAAAGACGCTAAAGCTTAAACCTCACTAACACTTCCTAAAACCCCCAAATTTTCACTCTGTAAGCTCTTTCAATGGCGGAAAAACTAGCTCTCCCTCTTCTCCTCTCTAATCCACCCCCAACCAAAACCCATTCCCCTTCACAAACTTACCCTTATCAACACCCAATACTTCCTACTTCACTATCCACTCCTCCTCCCCCGCCTATTGCTCCTCTTCTTCAAAACTTAGTCGACGGAAATCCCAATTCCTCTAAACCCATTACCCCCCAAACCTCTGCTAATACCGGAAAATATCTGAGAGCCCGGACTCGAATCGGCAAGGCCAGGGACCCCAACCGTGGGAAACCCTGGTCTAATCATCGTCTTTCTTCCGTAGGTCAGCAGGTTCTTAATTCTCTAATTGACCCTTCTTTTAAAACCAGTGGATTAAATGAATTACTGAGTCAATTGTTCGATTATTATCAGGGGGAATCGGATTTCGGTAGTGGAAATGTGAATAAATTGTCTATGGATGTTTTAGATGTGATTaagggtttagggttttataaaaaatgtgatttggCAATGAGTGTGTTTGATTGGGTTAGGAATAGGGAtgattttgaattggttttgaatTGTTCTGTTGTGGCTGTTGTTATTAGTATGCTTGGTAAAGAGGGGAAAGTTTCTGCTGCAGCTTCTTTGTTGAATAATCTGCGAAAAGACGGGTTTGATCTTGATGTTTATGCTTATACTTCATTGATAACTGCTTATGCTAGTAATGGGAGGTACAGGGATGCTGTTATGTTATTCAAGAAGATGGAGGAAGAGGGCTGCAAGCCGAATTTGCGAACTTACAATGTTATTTTGAATGTTTACGGGAAAATGGGTATGCCTTGGAGTAAGATATATGGTCTTGTTGAGGGGATGAAGAGCGCTGGGGTTACCCCGGATGACTATACTTATAATACACTTATAAGTTGTTGCCGGAGAGGGTCTTTGCACGAAGAGGCTGCTCAGGCTTTTGAGGAAATGAAATTGGCGGGGTTTTCACCGGATAAGGTTACTTATAATGCATTAGTGGATGTTTATGGGAAGTCTAGGCGGCCTAAGGAGGCGATAGAGGTTTTGAAGGAAATGGAGCTTAATGGATTTACTCCGAGTATTGTGACTTACAATTCGTTGATATCAGCTTATGCAAGAGATGGTCTATTGAAGGAAGCTATGGAGCTCAAAAACCAAATGGTGGATAAAGTGATCAAGCCGGACGTTTTTACTTATACTACCCTTATATCAGGGTTCGAAAAATCTGGGAAGGTTGAATCTGCGATGAAGGTATTTGAGGAAATGAGAGCGTTGGGTTGCAAACCGAATATTTGTACTTTCAATGCCCTAATTAAGATGCATGGTAATAGGGGGAAGTTCACTGAAATGATGAAGATCTTTGAGGAGATTAAAAGTTGCAATTTATCACCGGATATTGTTACGTGGAACACACTTTTGGCGGTTTTCGGGCAAAATGGGATGGACTCGGAAGTGTCTGGGGTGTTTAAAGAGATGAAGAGGGCTGGGTTTGTACCTGAGAGGGACACATTCAATACACTAATCAGCGCGTATAGCCGATGTGGTTCTTTTGAGCAAGCCATGTCGATATATAGAAGAATGCTGGAAGCCGGAATAACTCCAGATCTCTCTTCCTATAATGCTGTTTTGGCAGCATTAGCTCGGGGCGGTCTTTGGGAGCAGTCAGAGAAAGTGTTTGCTGAAATGAACGACCACCGTTGCAAGCCTAATGAGCTTACGTACTGCTCGTTGCTTCACGTTTATGCCAATGGCAAAGAGATCGACCGAATGCAAGATCTTGCAGAAGAGATATACTCTGGTGTAACTGAACCGGTTCCTGTTCTGTTGAAGACTCTTGTTTTGGTTAATAGTAAATGCGACCTGCTAATGGAAACCGAACGTGCATTCTTCGAGTTGAGGAAAAAAGGCTCCCCTGATGTGAGTACGCTTAATGCCATGATTGCAATATATGGCAGGAGACAGATGGTTGCCAAAGCGAACGAGATCATGAATTTAATGAACGAGAGCGGGATCACTCCGAGCTTGACGACATACAATAGTTTGATGTATATGTACAGCCGCTCCGAAAATTTTCAGAGATCAGAAGAAATGTTACAGGAAATCCTTGGTAAAGGATTGAAGCCTGACATAATCTCATACAACACTGTTATTTACGCTTTTTGTCGAAATGGTCGAATTAGAGAGGCTTCACGGATATTTTCAGAAATGAAGGATTCTGGTCTTGTTCCAGATGTCATTACATATAATACCTTTGTTTCGAGTTATGCAGCTGATTCAATGTTTGAGGAGGCCATAGAAGTTGTCCAATACATGATAAAGAACGCCTGTAAACGAAACCAGAACACGTATAACTCGA includes:
- the LOC136226316 gene encoding pentatricopeptide repeat-containing protein At5g02860 isoform X1; translation: MAEKLALPLLLSNPPPTKTHSPSQTYPYQHPILPTSLSTPPPPPIAPLLQNLVDGNPNSSKPITPQTSANTGKYLRARTRIGKARDPNRGKPWSNHRLSSVGQQVLNSLIDPSFKTSGLNELLSQLFDYYQGESDFGSGNVNKLSMDVLDVIKGLGFYKKCDLAMSVFDWVRNRDDFELVLNCSVVAVVISMLGKEGKVSAAASLLNNLRKDGFDLDVYAYTSLITAYASNGRYRDAVMLFKKMEEEGCKPNLRTYNVILNVYGKMGMPWSKIYGLVEGMKSAGVTPDDYTYNTLISCCRRGSLHEEAAQAFEEMKLAGFSPDKVTYNALVDVYGKSRRPKEAIEVLKEMELNGFTPSIVTYNSLISAYARDGLLKEAMELKNQMVDKVIKPDVFTYTTLISGFEKSGKVESAMKVFEEMRALGCKPNICTFNALIKMHGNRGKFTEMMKIFEEIKSCNLSPDIVTWNTLLAVFGQNGMDSEVSGVFKEMKRAGFVPERDTFNTLISAYSRCGSFEQAMSIYRRMLEAGITPDLSSYNAVLAALARGGLWEQSEKVFAEMNDHRCKPNELTYCSLLHVYANGKEIDRMQDLAEEIYSGVTEPVPVLLKTLVLVNSKCDLLMETERAFFELRKKGSPDVSTLNAMIAIYGRRQMVAKANEIMNLMNESGITPSLTTYNSLMYMYSRSENFQRSEEMLQEILGKGLKPDIISYNTVIYAFCRNGRIREASRIFSEMKDSGLVPDVITYNTFVSSYAADSMFEEAIEVVQYMIKNACKRNQNTYNSIIDGYCKHNRRADAVTFVSSLHELDPNVTKEEKCRLSERIFNKWK
- the LOC136226316 gene encoding pentatricopeptide repeat-containing protein At5g02860 isoform X2; this translates as MDVLDVIKGLGFYKKCDLAMSVFDWVRNRDDFELVLNCSVVAVVISMLGKEGKVSAAASLLNNLRKDGFDLDVYAYTSLITAYASNGRYRDAVMLFKKMEEEGCKPNLRTYNVILNVYGKMGMPWSKIYGLVEGMKSAGVTPDDYTYNTLISCCRRGSLHEEAAQAFEEMKLAGFSPDKVTYNALVDVYGKSRRPKEAIEVLKEMELNGFTPSIVTYNSLISAYARDGLLKEAMELKNQMVDKVIKPDVFTYTTLISGFEKSGKVESAMKVFEEMRALGCKPNICTFNALIKMHGNRGKFTEMMKIFEEIKSCNLSPDIVTWNTLLAVFGQNGMDSEVSGVFKEMKRAGFVPERDTFNTLISAYSRCGSFEQAMSIYRRMLEAGITPDLSSYNAVLAALARGGLWEQSEKVFAEMNDHRCKPNELTYCSLLHVYANGKEIDRMQDLAEEIYSGVTEPVPVLLKTLVLVNSKCDLLMETERAFFELRKKGSPDVSTLNAMIAIYGRRQMVAKANEIMNLMNESGITPSLTTYNSLMYMYSRSENFQRSEEMLQEILGKGLKPDIISYNTVIYAFCRNGRIREASRIFSEMKDSGLVPDVITYNTFVSSYAADSMFEEAIEVVQYMIKNACKRNQNTYNSIIDGYCKHNRRADAVTFVSSLHELDPNVTKEEKCRLSERIFNKWK